CAACGGTCATTCCGAATCAAGTCTATTCGCTGCACGGGAGCACAGGCGTGCGCGCAAATGGTGATCTCAGCAGGAGCCGCGATTTTGGCCTCGCTGCCCGCAGTGTGTCCGTTGACATCTACGGCCAGGATGATGCGCGCCCCAGTGGTGGCGAAGGTGCGCCGATCCCGAATCGCCTTCCAGATTTCGTTACGCTCGCAGCGCGCTGCCCAAACGGCGGCGATCGGTCCGTTCCCATACCCGGTGTCTCGGAAGTTCAAACCAACATTGTGCCACCTCCCGAAGTAGTCTTTGGCGGCGATTGGAGCGCCCATCGTAGCAAGGTGGGTGTCCCCCGATCCGATAACGGCTGGGCGAAAGCCACAGCGCAGGGCCCACTGGAGCACCCATTCAAAGCAGCCATGCCCGCTGGCGACCTCAAGAAGCGGCTCGTGACTGGGACGATAATCGTACCATTGGGGGGGACCACCCCCGATGTGGGCTTCAAGGATCACATCCTCCCGATCTCCAAACTCGGCCATCACTTCGTCCATGGTGCAGAAGGTGGGGGGATAGGTTTCAGTCCATTCGCGGTAGATCACGTTCCGATCCCCTCCAGGTCTCGGGTGAACCTCTGAAGCGAGAAAAGGAACATAAGTCCCCGGCTCATCGTTGTTCCGATAGGCTTGCTGATAGGCACGCCACAGCTCTGGTCGATCCTCCTGGATTGGCGGAACGGCCGGTCCCGGCGCTCCAAAGTCCAGCCGGCCGACTCTCCGCAACTGTTCGTGTCTCCGCTCAGGATGAATCTTGAAGGTGGGATCGTCCAGTAGCGACATGCTAATATCGCCCCATCCGTGACAATGGAGATCTCCCCAGAGGAGACGGCGGTCGTGCTGTTCCTTGCAGAGGATGGGATTGCTCACTGCCCTTAGACCGTGGCGTTTGTTTTCCGCGATCAGACGGATAAGGCCGGGTTCTGATATGCGAATGTCTTCCAGAATCACGAGCCCGCTGTCACTGGAGCCCAACGAGATGGATTCGGGCAACCCCTCAACCGCTGAAATCGGACCGGAGAAGGTCACTCGACCCTCAAATTGCTCGCAGATATTGTGGCTTGCATCGAAGGCCATCAGATGCAGTGCAAAGGCCTCATCGGGCGTAACGATCGACGGGCCCAGAAGCCGAAGCCGCGCCGGTACAGGATTGGATGTGATGTGAATCCTGCAGGGGTTGCAGGCCAGTTCCCGATAGACGCCATCCCCTGTTCGATCCACGGCGCTGGTAATCCGACCCAGAGTCGTTCCGTCATAAACGGCGCTCCCTGCGCCTCCATAGCTCGAATCGCCAATCTGAATGGTGAAGGAATCACCGGTTTTCATCTCACCCTCATCGACCAGCACCTGGGCGAATCCCGGACGGTGGGACTGCTTTTCTGAATTGACGACCAGGCGTAAGGCCGCATCACATTGGGTTTTTAGAGTGACGAAATCACGTCCCTCTGGGTTGTAGTCCTGAATTCGATGCGAGAACAGAAACGAGTGCCGCTGAAAAAGAAAACCGCCGCCGGCAGTTATGGTTTCTGATGCGGTGGCAGTAATCTTCCACATCCCCAACTTGCCTGCGGGCAATTCCAGATCGTGCCCACAGCTACGTGAGCCGTCACTTCCGTGAAATTCGACCTCGAATGCATCGGGCTCGTTACCCGGCACAGGTTGGACTGTGATGTTGACGCGCTGCACTCGTGATTTCGGCATGGGTTCTCCTCAACAGCCGTTCGACGAATCACGGCGCCAGAACAAGTTCATGTTCAAGATTCGGTGGATGGAATTCATTTGCAATGTGATCAGAGACCACCGTTCCTCCATTTGTTCAGGACATCACTGGCGACTTTCATATTGAACTGGTGTCCGCCGTCAAATTGATCGACAAATAACTGATCCAAAGCGCCGGCTGCCCCATATGCCTTCCGCACTCTGACTAGGGCTCTCTCCGCCCATTCGCGTGGCGCCAGTCGATCCCTCAACCCCCATTCTATTACCATAGGGCGGGGGGCGATGAGAGAGAAGATCTCCGGCGTATCCCCATACTGGAGAAGTCCCGGGATGAGTTGTGCGCCGCACTTCTTCAAAGCCTGATAACGTTCCTGGTACATGCTCAGACAACCCGAGGGTACGGCAATCTTGACCCGTGAATCAAAAGCAGAGATCATCATGGTCATTCGACCTCCGAGCGAAATCCCTGCACAGCCAAGCATCTCACTGTCGATATAATCGAGGGACTGAAGCACATCGAGTGCCGCCTGTAGATCGCACAGATGTAGTGCCACAACGGTTGTGCCCATCAGCGTTGCACAAAGGTAGTTGCGCATGCAATAGTCAACCCGGGGATTTGGATAATTGGACCGTCGTTCGCCAAACCCGCGTAGATCGGGCATCAGGGTGACGTAGCCCTGCTGTGCGAATTTCTGGCCGAAGTTGTATCCCTTCGTTACAATTTCTTCTTTCCGCTCGGGTGAATTGTCGATCCCCGCCACACCATCTTTCCCAAACTGGCTGTGCCCATGCAGGCAAAGGAGACCCGGAGTCCGATTCTGTAACTCCTTGGGAACGAGCAAATAAGCCGGTACGAACACGTCCAGTTCCGTCTGGTAGCGAATGCGATGGCGTACGTGGTCCCCACAATCCGTTTCAGTCAGGAATTCCAGAGAAAGGTCCGACCGTTCCGGGCGAAGGCCCAACAGTTCCACTACTGTTGATCGAAATCGATCCTGCCACCTCTCCAGTTCATCGACCGTTGAGCCGTCGAATAGCATTGATGGCTCAAACTGATCCAGCAGTTGCGAAAGGTCATCTTCGAAGATGATGGGTCTCATTGTCCTGTCTCGGTAGTATAAAATTTAATTCAGCAAAGCACAAGCGAATCCAAATCTCTTTGGGATTCCCGGGATTCTTTGGTTGCGGGCTATTCAAACCAATGAGGGGATTGTGG
Above is a genomic segment from Gemmatimonadota bacterium containing:
- a CDS encoding DUF3604 domain-containing protein, producing the protein MPKSRVQRVNITVQPVPGNEPDAFEVEFHGSDGSRSCGHDLELPAGKLGMWKITATASETITAGGGFLFQRHSFLFSHRIQDYNPEGRDFVTLKTQCDAALRLVVNSEKQSHRPGFAQVLVDEGEMKTGDSFTIQIGDSSYGGAGSAVYDGTTLGRITSAVDRTGDGVYRELACNPCRIHITSNPVPARLRLLGPSIVTPDEAFALHLMAFDASHNICEQFEGRVTFSGPISAVEGLPESISLGSSDSGLVILEDIRISEPGLIRLIAENKRHGLRAVSNPILCKEQHDRRLLWGDLHCHGWGDISMSLLDDPTFKIHPERRHEQLRRVGRLDFGAPGPAVPPIQEDRPELWRAYQQAYRNNDEPGTYVPFLASEVHPRPGGDRNVIYREWTETYPPTFCTMDEVMAEFGDREDVILEAHIGGGPPQWYDYRPSHEPLLEVASGHGCFEWVLQWALRCGFRPAVIGSGDTHLATMGAPIAAKDYFGRWHNVGLNFRDTGYGNGPIAAVWAARCERNEIWKAIRDRRTFATTGARIILAVDVNGHTAGSEAKIAAPAEITICAHACAPVQRIDLIRNDRCLHSWHPDALDIDLTYADEIPLREGAYYVRLRQIDGEYAWSTPIWTFCPDGSEQDDLPRWNAHEPLDLTSFRPNQAESYEADLYRYLEVEEEIEEFHDLTPFDVIEEVTGKCALFLGYFGIDRDPISIRWYFEFDMPKIHVDWGWRDFGLRPTPLRVEERILESGGHL
- a CDS encoding dienelactone hydrolase family protein, with protein sequence MRPIIFEDDLSQLLDQFEPSMLFDGSTVDELERWQDRFRSTVVELLGLRPERSDLSLEFLTETDCGDHVRHRIRYQTELDVFVPAYLLVPKELQNRTPGLLCLHGHSQFGKDGVAGIDNSPERKEEIVTKGYNFGQKFAQQGYVTLMPDLRGFGERRSNYPNPRVDYCMRNYLCATLMGTTVVALHLCDLQAALDVLQSLDYIDSEMLGCAGISLGGRMTMMISAFDSRVKIAVPSGCLSMYQERYQALKKCGAQLIPGLLQYGDTPEIFSLIAPRPMVIEWGLRDRLAPREWAERALVRVRKAYGAAGALDQLFVDQFDGGHQFNMKVASDVLNKWRNGGL